The sequence CAGACGCGGCCCTGGTAATAACACCATACTACAACAAACCACAGCAACACGGACTTTACCAGCACTACAAACTCCTATCAGAATCCACAAACATACCAATAATAGTTTACAACGTTCCATCCAGAACAGGAACCGACATAGACGTTGAAACCATAGGAAAAGTTGCCCAGCTCGATGGAATCGTTGGAATAAAAGAGGCAAACCCTGATATGGACAAGGTTTCCCATACCATAAAAAGACTCCAGGACCTTGACTGTACGGACTTCGCAGTGCTCTCTGGAAACGACAACCTAACACTTCCAATGATAGCAATGGGAGCAAAAGGTGTTATAAGTGTGGTTGCAAATGTTGACCCTGCACGTATGAGCCAGATGGTTGATGCAGGTCTCAAAGGAGACTTCAAAACAGCTTTCAAACTTCACTACGAACTCTACAATCTCATGAAGGTTCTTTTCATAGAATCCAATCCAGTTCCTGCAAAGGAATCCCTGAACATGATGGGAAGACCTGCAGGTCATGTTAGAATGCCCCTTGCACCCCTTAAAGAGGACAGCAAGGCCAAACTCTCTGAAGTCTTGAACGACCTTGGACTGATTTAAGGTTGAGCTAAACCCTTTTTAAAGGCTTTACCTTTTTTAAAGTCTCTTTTTTAGTTAAATCCTAATTCAACCTATTCCGGTACCTCAATTTCTGTATTTTTTTTATTCATGAAATTCAGGTATTTTAATTCTTTCAGGACATATTTTACTTCTTTTAGGGTGTTTGCGTTGATTCAAACGGAATTGGGGAATGACCTGAGTTTATGAATTATCCTGAAAGGATGTGCAAAAACGAAAACTAATTTTTCTTGATATTCCACGATGAAGAAATCTTATCAAAAAAAATATTTATAATGCCCTATAAATCTTTAAAAGTTATTTTAAAAACATGGATCAACATAAAAATCTTTAAAGATTCATCATGTATATTCTTATTTAAACGGAGATTGATAAAATGATAAAAGTGGCTGTAACAGGTGCATGCGGAAGGATGGGTTCAAAGATAATCAAAACAGTACTTCAACAGGATGATATGGAAGTTGTGGCAGCAATAGAGGCTCCAAACTCTCCCTTTGAAGGTAAGGATGTTGGGGAGACCATAGGGATTGGAGAAATTGGTGTGAAGGTCACAGGGGCTGAAAACCTCAAAAAAGAGCTTGAAGCGAAGAAACCAGATGTGCTCGTTGACTTCACAATAGCCAAGGCTGCAATGGTCACCATAAAGACATGTGCAGAGTGCGGTGTGAACCTGGTGGTTGGAACAACAGGATTCACAGATGAAGAGATGGAAAGTATCAGATCCACAATAGAAAAGAACAGTATCAAGGCAGTAATAGCTCCTAACATGGCCGTTGGTGTCAACGTGTTCTTCAAGGTTGTGCGTGACCTTGCAAGGATACTTGGAGACTACGATGTCGAGATCATCGAAGCCCACCACAAGCACAAGAAGGATGCACCATCTGGAACAGCAGTAAGGGCAGCTGAAATCATAGCAGAGGAGCTCAACCGCAACATGGACGACGTTGGGGTTTACGGCAGAAAGGGACTGGTCGGTGAGAGAACCGCAGATGAGATAGGCATACATGCCGTGCGTGGAGGAGACATTGTGGGAGACCACACAGTACTCTTTGCAGGTGAAGGAGAACGAATAGAATTTGTTCATAGGGCCCAAAGCAGACAATCATTTGTAAATGGAGTTATAAAGGCAGTTAGATATGTTGTAACTGCAGAAGAAGGAAGGATCAGTGATATGGGAGATGTTTTAGGTTTAAACTGATTGTAAAGGTGAGTAAATGCTTTTTCAGCGTGATGACTACGTCACAGAGTTTCTCCCAACGTTTTTAAAGGAAGACAGGTCCTACCTCAGGAAGATCCATGAAAGGATAAGCTACGCCCAGAACTACATCTACATCATATACCCCTGGATAACCCTGGGTGAAGAACTTGTAACGGCGTTTGAAAATGCTTTATCCAACAATCCCAACCTTGAAGTTTATTTAATAACCAAACTTCAAAGGGAGGATGTTTTCAGGCGTATTCATCAACTGGATGATGTTGAACAGTGGAAAAGTATCTTCGGGGACAGACTGTTTGTGAAGTACAACAACCATGTACACTCCAAGATCATTGTAATAGATGACTCTGAGATGATCCTGGGCTCCTCTAATCTAACTGGAAGCGGTCTGGGATCCTCCAGGGAAAATGAGGGACATCCCCAGATAGAGGCAAATCTTTACACAGACGATCCAAGTGCTGTGGCTGGGGGTTCAAACTTCTTTGCAGATGTCTGGAACCATGAAACATCAAAGGAGTATGCTGAAGATGAATACGTACTATCATGCAAGTCCCACAACCTCTCGGGAATCTTCCAGAACTACAAGGGAGAATTCAACAAGATAACCAAAAGGGAAGACATCACATTTTCAAATAATGGAATCGTTGATTTCAAGGGAAACCTTGCCTTCTATGACGAAAACAAGATGTATCTACTTGGAAATACCAGAAAGGATATTGCAGTGAAATTCATAGGAGATACTGAGAATTTAACGACCTCACATATTGGTGAACCCCTAGAAGTATCTGGAAAGCTCATGGATGTTAAAGGATGCTGTGAATTCACTTTGATGGATCCAGACCTTGTGGATGATAATTACGCTAAGATAAGTGAGTTGAAGAGTGACCTGGCCAGAGTTAACGTTATTGGAATGGTTTCAAAACTTCCTAGGGAAATTAAAGATGAATCTGGAAGGGTTTACTTGGTTCTGATTAAACTCGTCGATGATACTGGAAGCGTAACTTTAGAACTGTGGGACGACAACATTCCAAGGGAAAAGATTAAAAAAGGTTCAATAGTAGAAGTAATAAATGGATTTACAAAAATATACAACGGAGAATTGAGATTAGGTCTCAGAAAAGATGGAAATATTGAAATAATAAGGGGAAGTTGAGAAAAATGGTAAACGTAGGAATTCTTGGAGCAACTGGAATGGTTGGGCAGAGGTTCATCCAGCTACTGGCGGATCATCCCGAATTTGAGATCACTGCCCTGACTGCATCCCAACGATCAGCAGGCAAAAGATACGAAGATGCAGCGACCTGGCATTTAGACACTGGAATACCAGAATCAGTGAAAGATATAACTGTGGTTGACACAGACCCTGCAGAGGTTAAAGATGTTGAAATAGTGTTTTCAGCCTTACCTACAGATACAGCAGCAGTGGTTGAACCTAAATTTGCAGCTGCAGGCATGAAAGTTGCATCCAATGCAAGTGCAATGCGTATGGAACCAGACGTGCCCCTTGTCATACCAGAGGTCAACCCAGACCACCTGGAACTCATAGAAACCCAGCAGAAAAACAGGGGCTGGGATGGATTCATAGTCACCAATCCCAACTGCTCAACCATAGCACTCACCCTAACCCTGAAACCACTCTACGACCAGTTCAACATCAAAAGGGTCTACGTATCCACCATGCAGGCAGTATCAGGGGCAGGATACAACGGTGTTCCATCCATGGCAATAGTTGACAACCTGGTGCCATTCATAGGTGGGGAGGAGGAGAAAATGGAATCTGAAACCCTTCACCTCCTTGGAGAGTACGATGGAGAATCTGTTGTACCTGCAAACTTTGGACTCAGTGCATCATGCAACAGGGTTGCAGTACTGGACGGCCATACAGAGGCAGTTTTCATAGAGATGGAGGATGACTTTGAAGTAGATGAAATTAAAGAATCACTCGCATCCTTCAGGGGAATGCCCCAGAAACTCAACCTCCACTCAGCACCAGAAGCACCAGTGGTCATAAGGGAAGAAGATAACAGGCCACAACCACGTATGGATCGTAACACTGGCAACGGAATGG is a genomic window of Methanobacterium congolense containing:
- the dapA gene encoding 4-hydroxy-tetrahydrodipicolinate synthase — protein: MNFEGTTVAMVTPFTKDDGVDETGMRENINYLIENGVNGILAAGTTGESATITHDEQRKMIDILVDEVNGRVKAIAGAGSNSSKEALGLVQHAEDSGADAALVITPYYNKPQQHGLYQHYKLLSESTNIPIIVYNVPSRTGTDIDVETIGKVAQLDGIVGIKEANPDMDKVSHTIKRLQDLDCTDFAVLSGNDNLTLPMIAMGAKGVISVVANVDPARMSQMVDAGLKGDFKTAFKLHYELYNLMKVLFIESNPVPAKESLNMMGRPAGHVRMPLAPLKEDSKAKLSEVLNDLGLI
- the dapB gene encoding 4-hydroxy-tetrahydrodipicolinate reductase, whose protein sequence is MIKVAVTGACGRMGSKIIKTVLQQDDMEVVAAIEAPNSPFEGKDVGETIGIGEIGVKVTGAENLKKELEAKKPDVLVDFTIAKAAMVTIKTCAECGVNLVVGTTGFTDEEMESIRSTIEKNSIKAVIAPNMAVGVNVFFKVVRDLARILGDYDVEIIEAHHKHKKDAPSGTAVRAAEIIAEELNRNMDDVGVYGRKGLVGERTADEIGIHAVRGGDIVGDHTVLFAGEGERIEFVHRAQSRQSFVNGVIKAVRYVVTAEEGRISDMGDVLGLN
- a CDS encoding phospholipase D-like domain-containing protein; its protein translation is MLFQRDDYVTEFLPTFLKEDRSYLRKIHERISYAQNYIYIIYPWITLGEELVTAFENALSNNPNLEVYLITKLQREDVFRRIHQLDDVEQWKSIFGDRLFVKYNNHVHSKIIVIDDSEMILGSSNLTGSGLGSSRENEGHPQIEANLYTDDPSAVAGGSNFFADVWNHETSKEYAEDEYVLSCKSHNLSGIFQNYKGEFNKITKREDITFSNNGIVDFKGNLAFYDENKMYLLGNTRKDIAVKFIGDTENLTTSHIGEPLEVSGKLMDVKGCCEFTLMDPDLVDDNYAKISELKSDLARVNVIGMVSKLPREIKDESGRVYLVLIKLVDDTGSVTLELWDDNIPREKIKKGSIVEVINGFTKIYNGELRLGLRKDGNIEIIRGS
- the asd gene encoding aspartate-semialdehyde dehydrogenase produces the protein MVNVGILGATGMVGQRFIQLLADHPEFEITALTASQRSAGKRYEDAATWHLDTGIPESVKDITVVDTDPAEVKDVEIVFSALPTDTAAVVEPKFAAAGMKVASNASAMRMEPDVPLVIPEVNPDHLELIETQQKNRGWDGFIVTNPNCSTIALTLTLKPLYDQFNIKRVYVSTMQAVSGAGYNGVPSMAIVDNLVPFIGGEEEKMESETLHLLGEYDGESVVPANFGLSASCNRVAVLDGHTEAVFIEMEDDFEVDEIKESLASFRGMPQKLNLHSAPEAPVVIREEDNRPQPRMDRNTGNGMAVSVGRIRKDEVFSKSLKYVLVGHNTIRGAAGASILNAELINEIM